A stretch of Acidimicrobiales bacterium DNA encodes these proteins:
- a CDS encoding solute carrier family 26 protein: MQPRRVFPILDWGSSYDRSDLRPDVTAGLTIGAMLVPQAMAYALLAGLPPEVGLYAATVPVLVYAFFGSSRQLAVGPVAIVSLLTASALAPHVEEGTAGYLAAAALLALMVGVVHLVLGIARLGFLVNLLSHSVLVGFTAAAAIIIGFSQAKHLLGISVERQDHFYETVREVGRGVGDTNGPTLALGLVALVALFAMKRFVPQVPAALAVVVGSILAVEAFDLESHDVAVVGDIPDSLPAFGLPDVGGSLIGDLAVAAMVITLVGFMESIAVAKVYARRHRYDVDANQELIGLGAANVAAGLFGGYPVTGGFSRTAVNDSAGARTPLASVVTAAIVLATIAFFTPLLSSLPNAALGAIIIAAVVGLVDVAEMRHIARVKRSDLIGLAVAFVATLVLGIELGIGVAVVASMLVVFARMSMPHSAVLGHVDGTTSYRNVERFPEVATDPGIDIVRVDAALSFANAAAVKRLLAERGAALTAEPRALLLDASGINDIDATGVEMLHELLPDLDDRGVTLHLADAKGPVRDVLRRAGLWDALDERIHTSTHDAVVAIRAARTAPSDQRRHGIDERPASTSGSEVHRV, translated from the coding sequence ATGCAGCCGCGCCGTGTGTTCCCGATACTCGACTGGGGGTCGAGCTACGACCGCAGCGACCTGCGCCCCGACGTCACCGCCGGTCTCACCATCGGCGCCATGCTGGTGCCCCAGGCGATGGCCTACGCCCTCCTCGCCGGCCTGCCGCCCGAGGTCGGTCTCTACGCCGCCACCGTGCCGGTGCTCGTCTACGCGTTCTTCGGGTCCTCCCGCCAGCTCGCGGTCGGCCCGGTCGCGATCGTCTCGCTCCTCACCGCCTCCGCGCTGGCGCCACACGTCGAGGAGGGGACCGCCGGCTATCTCGCCGCCGCGGCGCTGCTCGCGCTGATGGTCGGCGTGGTCCATCTGGTCCTCGGCATCGCGCGACTCGGATTTCTCGTCAACCTGCTGAGCCACTCGGTCCTGGTCGGTTTCACCGCGGCCGCGGCGATCATCATCGGCTTCTCGCAGGCGAAGCACCTGCTCGGAATCTCGGTCGAGCGTCAGGACCACTTCTACGAGACGGTGCGCGAGGTCGGCCGGGGCGTTGGCGACACCAACGGACCCACGCTCGCGCTCGGGCTCGTCGCCCTGGTCGCCCTCTTCGCCATGAAGCGCTTCGTCCCGCAGGTGCCGGCCGCCCTCGCCGTTGTCGTCGGCTCGATCCTCGCCGTGGAGGCGTTCGACCTCGAGTCCCACGACGTCGCGGTCGTGGGCGACATCCCCGATTCGCTGCCCGCCTTCGGGCTGCCCGACGTGGGCGGTTCGCTGATCGGTGACCTCGCCGTGGCGGCGATGGTCATCACGCTCGTCGGCTTCATGGAGTCGATCGCCGTCGCCAAGGTGTACGCCCGACGGCACCGCTACGACGTCGACGCCAACCAGGAGCTGATCGGACTCGGCGCCGCCAACGTGGCCGCCGGCCTCTTCGGCGGCTACCCCGTGACCGGCGGCTTCTCCCGCACGGCCGTGAACGACTCGGCGGGCGCCCGGACCCCGCTCGCCTCGGTCGTCACCGCCGCCATCGTCCTCGCCACCATCGCGTTCTTCACGCCCCTGCTGTCCTCGCTGCCCAACGCCGCCCTCGGCGCGATCATCATCGCCGCAGTGGTCGGGCTCGTCGACGTCGCCGAGATGCGCCACATCGCGCGGGTGAAGCGCAGCGACCTGATCGGCCTGGCCGTGGCATTCGTCGCCACCCTCGTGCTGGGGATCGAGCTGGGCATCGGGGTCGCCGTCGTCGCCTCGATGCTCGTGGTGTTCGCCCGCATGTCGATGCCCCACAGCGCGGTGTTGGGCCATGTCGACGGGACGACGAGCTACCGCAACGTCGAGCGGTTCCCCGAAGTCGCCACCGACCCGGGAATCGACATCGTCCGGGTCGACGCCGCCCTCTCGTTCGCCAACGCCGCCGCCGTGAAGCGACTGCTCGCCGAGCGGGGCGCGGCACTGACCGCCGAGCCCCGTGCCCTCCTGCTCGACGCGTCGGGCATCAACGACATCGACGCCACGGGCGTGGAGATGCTCCATGAACTCCTGCCCGATCTCGACGATCGCGGAGTCACGCTGCACCTCGCCGACGCCAAGGGCCCGGTCCGTGACGTGCTCCGCCGCGCCGGCTTGTGGGACGCGCTCGACGAGCGGATCCACACCTCCACCCACGATGCGGTCGTGGCGATCCGCGCCGCCCGGACGGCGCCGTCCGACCAACGCCGCCACGGCATCGACGAACGCCCGGCGTCCACCAGCGGGTCGGAGGTGCATCGTGTCTGA